The following proteins come from a genomic window of Aquimarina sp. MAR_2010_214:
- a CDS encoding FecR family protein, with product MKDDKDLLKSLLQAKFKSDSIIPSKDRFDDIYNAVQEQKVKRNYVPWYEITVIAILLCAVFILYYVMNDTTSEKTDITPSHKENIDSIESKNDQTIIQTKEQPKTIEIKPVESNTDSKPIKTVKTEIFSIDATILEPDEESKEKGFIGVSYIASEKYASTKSTKYIKLPDSSMMVMRKNSKVNFHTSIQSYRRVDLIGTIFFSIQKNESKPFVIHGKHCNVQVSGNSFAIATEKDADYITLIEGSAEIIHRKTGKKQNVVSGQSFSINSQEIILLKRSPNQFARKTGALHYENTSVSQIIHDLGENFDAKIRLKRSPLLDCKYNGSFSNATTEKVLGELAKKLNIKIEKEGEIFIIIGEGNCAN from the coding sequence ATGAAAGATGATAAAGACCTTTTAAAATCGCTTTTACAAGCAAAATTTAAAAGTGATTCGATTATACCATCGAAGGATAGGTTTGATGACATATACAATGCAGTACAGGAGCAAAAGGTTAAACGTAATTATGTTCCTTGGTATGAAATAACTGTAATTGCCATATTACTTTGTGCAGTATTTATACTGTATTATGTAATGAACGATACTACTTCAGAAAAAACAGATATCACTCCGTCACATAAAGAAAATATCGATTCTATTGAGTCAAAAAATGATCAAACCATAATCCAAACAAAAGAGCAGCCAAAAACTATTGAAATCAAGCCTGTAGAATCCAATACCGATTCTAAACCTATAAAAACAGTCAAAACAGAAATTTTTTCTATCGACGCTACCATTTTAGAACCAGACGAAGAAAGTAAAGAAAAAGGATTTATTGGAGTATCCTATATCGCTTCAGAAAAATATGCTTCAACAAAAAGCACTAAGTACATTAAACTTCCTGATTCGAGTATGATGGTGATGAGAAAAAACAGTAAAGTTAATTTCCATACTTCAATTCAAAGTTATCGAAGAGTTGATCTCATTGGTACTATATTCTTTTCAATACAGAAAAATGAATCAAAACCATTCGTTATACACGGAAAACATTGTAATGTTCAGGTAAGCGGAAATTCTTTTGCTATAGCTACCGAAAAAGATGCTGATTACATCACCCTTATTGAAGGTTCTGCAGAAATAATTCATCGTAAAACCGGTAAAAAACAAAATGTAGTATCGGGACAAAGTTTTAGTATCAATAGCCAGGAAATTATTCTCCTTAAAAGATCTCCTAATCAATTTGCCCGGAAAACTGGTGCTCTACATTATGAAAACACTAGTGTAAGTCAAATCATTCACGATTTAGGAGAAAACTTTGATGCCAAAATCAGATTAAAACGCAGCCCTTTACTTGATTGTAAATACAATGGATCTTTTAGCAATGCAACTACCGAAAAAGTCCTCGGTGAATTGGCAAAGAA
- a CDS encoding RNA polymerase sigma factor, with translation MNIKEQDRLVKACKKGNRDAMEKIYNTFAPRMIAVGLRYCINQSDAEDIVQEAFIKVFKGIKKYRHKGTLGSWIERIVVNCAIDHWHKMKKTIHVGHENFINKNEIQELEEPEKEDLSQEISIEKLRILINDLPDQYRYVLNLYAIEGYSHKEIGEMLSIKESTSRSNYTRARKKLLERMRNNGVVKF, from the coding sequence ATGAATATAAAAGAACAAGACAGACTAGTAAAAGCCTGTAAAAAGGGTAATCGGGATGCCATGGAAAAAATATACAATACTTTTGCGCCGCGAATGATCGCGGTGGGGCTTCGCTATTGTATAAATCAATCTGATGCAGAGGACATTGTACAAGAAGCTTTCATCAAAGTGTTTAAAGGCATTAAAAAGTATCGCCATAAAGGAACATTGGGAAGTTGGATTGAAAGAATTGTTGTGAATTGTGCCATTGATCATTGGCATAAAATGAAAAAAACGATTCATGTAGGTCATGAAAATTTCATCAATAAAAATGAAATACAGGAACTAGAAGAACCCGAAAAAGAGGATCTATCTCAAGAAATATCAATAGAGAAACTAAGAATCTTGATTAATGATTTACCAGATCAGTATCGCTATGTTCTGAATCTTTATGCCATAGAAGGGTATTCTCATAAAGAAATAGGTGAAATGCTTAGCATTAAAGAAAGCACATCAAGATCTAACTATACCAGAGCAAGAAAAAAGCTATTAGAGCGTATGAGGAATAATGGAGTTGTAAAGTTTTAA